One window of Nymphaea colorata isolate Beijing-Zhang1983 chromosome 1, ASM883128v2, whole genome shotgun sequence genomic DNA carries:
- the LOC116253282 gene encoding uncharacterized protein LOC116253282 isoform X1: MEDGRHHLPHFVPDARYAVPHHNNPHKQHHHHHLFLRPDFDLPNVGGGGAPAGLEASSPRVYIPPHLPQDPRMGMPQQQYHHPPPPPPLLDFRTNGDLALDRLLLRREAHPDFRDFNPLGSPKVGGILREDPRSWEQPAPAPLADPFFERQGVGRERLPVESRLGPPRVRMEDGTPRGKRSRVVDEFIDGDGVRYFRVSSSDSHGVPVKSPGIHGYQKGYRDDIGRHPSNRSAGKGKKLVSGGNSYNHKISVPNAKKKMKTGTGNGKRINFDQESRKGSVAASPSQAREDDRSGAETSAAGNTVDLDVSFKSNALVAKEIVVAPQAQTADSSKTVAPKKKKIIIKKKVRKLKPVAARPISGAPVANAQKKNAGPVPSSDRPAAVMNPSKDEGNSSRCTTSVSEQSGIVKGPELDSGNDRSAASGSDENVKLLAGDSGKAGGCTSDGHELCPESGEIAKNADSNSLGCSDDNPLNSGLTQCDGIIGQSSEKEFDGTVELQPSSKDAKASTLEGNPPSELVSSDACNTLTRTDPGELVQMSEGSMRSLHNSCENHLVSVTSENNISETPYVASCIHTLNSETFSSGSADKSEPDYAPRPEKKLRTNNGSALVAGTAPSDGFPKVPHVGTEGTGTRRNVRTEHKNPHVNMPSASQAASETPSKPTATALPSVAKVASQPIAKPKTVKASTNKELQGTNVPASLSQPAFFPSPPLSKSSKTTTAARMVGSRTWRRTDNTSNSTSTGQQVLSHGTSLGKQSLIKQDIRTKSSYVRKGNTLVRKSTPVDRSPVPPPSLGLASNKSPVTEKSLLANGPADGGDKAVTSTSVGFQNKMKAVNSLANENAGKIAPIERPDTPPLTQATKLPVTSPQSSPFLESLDLPPETGLGISSSPVVLDLIKQSSDDESNYAKISHIQNHFSATNSEGQVNVNSKEATLESKQMTYVKTKRNQLIAAAKPACHSSSSKMKENSQAPTGTVSHDFYYKKKKNQIVRDITASEGQSMQALVIPDDASNSEEKGSLTLLSQKRHSFSKRKTNRVSDVQTDIPLMTLKTWTRNGINSRPREYISFDKKWVLPSLVPWKRMTYTAYYGRSVLSGAIKNSLSTISRKLQLSRKRDTLYTRSGNGFSLRKSAVLSVGGRSLKWSKSIEKQSKQACEEATLAFAAVEKEKRKKSSGAVTKAVKHASRRSVCGIKLQPGERIFRISSVRYKMDSSKRTLLRIPDEKVTSSVSQLSEDSKKPSFVPKRLLIGNNEYVRIGSGNKLVRDPKRLTRMLANEKVKWSLHTVRSRLARKRQYCQFFTRFGKCNKSDGKCPYIHDPDKVAICTKFLKGSCLNENCKLTHKVIPERMPDCSFFLQGLCSNESCRYRHVNVNPAASICEGFLKGYCADGDECDKKHSYTCPQYESTGICTQRSTCRLHHPKKKDKPGKQSHRKRQKTTEGRYFVSRLLDVGKSGTAISDNKQSVERISEDAFISCGKFADYISLDIKDDDDDRNEAAQPGELSCGVLEAPIQDLVLDLPKPDLDMVIKPIRLMQKSAT; encoded by the exons ATGGAGGACGGCCGCCACCATCTTCCGCACTTCGTTCCGGATGCCAGGTACGCTGTTCCGCACCATAACAATCCCCACAAGCaacatcaccaccaccatctttTCCTCCGCCCAGATTTCGACCTCCCCAACGTCGGCGGCGGCGGCGCCCCAGCCGGATTGGAGGCGTCGTCTCCCCGCGTCTACATCCCGCCGCACCTTCCCCAAGATCCCCGAATGGGGATGCCTCAGCAGCAATACCACCACCCACCGCCGCCCCCGCCGCTGTTGGATTTCCGCACGAACGGTGACCTGGCCCTTGATCGCCTCCTTCTCCGCCGCGAGGCGCATCCTGATTTTAGGGATTTTAATCCCCTCGGTTCCCCAAAGGTTGGGGGTATATTGAGAGAGGATCCCCGAAGTTGGGAACAGCCGGCTCCGGCGCCGCTGGCGGACCCCTTTTTTGAGCGGCAGGGCGTCGGGAGGGAGCGGCTGCCGGTTGAGTCTCGGCTTGGTCCACCTAGGGTTAGGATGGAGGATGGGACTCCGAGGGGCAAGAGAAGCCGGGTCGTCGATGAGTTCATCGATGGAGATGGGGTTAGGTATTTTAGGGTGAGTTCATCCGATTCGCATGGTGTTCCGGTGAAATCTCCGGGGATTCACGGGTATCAAAAAGGTTACAGGGATGACATTGGGAGGCATCCATCGAATCGATCTGCTGGTAAAGGGAAGAAGCTCGTTTCAGGAGGGAACTCGTATAACCACAAGATATCGGTTCCAAAcgcgaagaagaagatgaagactgGAACTGGCAATGGGAAaagaatcaattttgatcaaGAGTCTCGAAAGGGGTCTGTTGCAGCATCACCTTCTCAGGCGAGGGAGGATGATAGGTCGGGAGCCGAAACTTCGGCCGCTGGAAACACTGTTGATCTTGATGTTTCATTTAAATCGAACGCTTTGGTGGCCAAAGAGATTGTGGTGGCGCCGCAAGCTCAGACTGCTGATTCAAGCAAGACCGTCgctccaaagaagaagaagatcatcaTCAAGAAGAAGGTGAGGAAACTGAAGCCAGTGGCCGCTCGCCCTATATCAGGTGCCCCAGTCGCCAATGCGCAGAAGAAAAATGCAGGCCCAGTGCCATCAAGTGATCGACCTGCAGCGGTGATGAATCCTAGCAAGGATGAAGGTAATTCCTCAAGGTGTACTACGTCAGTTAGTGAGCAATCCGGGATTGTTAAGGGGCCCGAACTGGACTCCGGTAACGATAGAAGTGCTGCTAGCGGATCTGATGAAAATGTGAAGCTGTTGGCCGGAGATTCTGGAAAGGCAGGTGGTTGCACCTCGGATGGGCATGAGTTGTGTCCAGAGAGTGGAGAAATTGCTAAGAATGCTGATTCGAATTCTTTGGGTTGTTCTGATGATAATCCTCTTAATTCTGGCTTGACGCAGTGTGATGGTATAATAGGCCAGTCAAGTGAAAAAGAATTTGATGGTACAGTTGAATTGCAGCCATCGTCCAAAGATGCCAAGGCTTCAACTCTGGAGGGAAATCCACCATCTGAACTCGTGAGCAGTGATGCTTGTAATACTCTGACTAGAACAGATCCTGGTGAATTAGTACAGATGTCAGAGGGATCAATGCGATCTTTGCATAACTCTTGCGAGAATCATTTGGTATCCGTGACATCTGAAAATAACATATCAGAAACACCTTATGTGGCTTCTTGTATACATACTTTGAATTCAGAAACATTTTCGAGTGGCTCTGCAGATAAGTCTGAACCAGACTATGCCCCTCGTCCAGAGAAGAAATTAAGGACCAACAATGGTAGTGCTTTAGTAGCCGGTACTGCTCCTTCGGATGGTTTTCCGAAGGTTCCGCATGTTGGGACTGAAGGCACTGGTACCCGTAGAAACGTGCGGACCGAACACAAAAATCCGCATGTTAACATGCCATCTGCATCACAAGCAGCTAGTGAAACACCATCTAAACCAACTGCTACGGCTTTACCATCTGTAGCAAAAGTTGCCAGCCAACCAATAGCGAAGCCAAAGACAGTTAAAGCATCAACGAACAAAGAATTGCAAGGCACCAACGTTCCTGCGTCTTTGTCACAGCCAGCTTTTTTCCCATCACCGCCTTTAAGTAAAAGCAGCAAAACAACCACTGCTGCTCGTATGGTTGGATCTAGGACCTGGCGTCGGACTGATAATACCTCAAATTCCACATCCACTGGACAACAGGTTCTCTCGCATGGCACTTCTTTGGGAAAACAATCACTGATTAAGCAGGATATACGTACGAAGAGTTCTTATGTTCGCAAGGGGAACACACTTGTTAGAAAATCAACACCAGTTGACCGGAGCCCTGTGCCACCACCATCGTTGGGGCTCGCCTCAAATAAATCACCAGTGACAGAAAAATCTCTATTGGCAAATGGACCAGCTGATGGAGGGGATAAAGCTGTCACCAGTACGAGTGTGGGGTTCCAAAACAAGATGAAGGCAGTCAATTCACTGGCAAATGAAAATGCGGGCAAAATAGCTCCTATCGAGAGGCCAGATACTCCCCCTCTAACTCAAGCTACTAAATTACCAGTCACCTCTCCACAGAGTTCTCCTTTCCTGGAGTCGCTGGACCTGCCTCCTGAAACTGGTCTGGGGATCTCTTCTTCACCAGTAGTGTTGGACTTGATTAAACAAAGCAGTGATGATGAATCCAATTATGCGAAAATTTCACATATTCAGAATCATTTTTCAGCCACCAATTCTGAAGGCCAGGTGAACGTTAATTCCAAAGAAGCAACACTAGAATCAAAACAGATGACCTATGTcaagacaaaaagaaatcaattaatTGCAGCTGCCAAACCTGCATGTCACAGCTCATCAtccaaaatgaaagagaattCTCAGGCACCAACTGGCACGGTTTCACATGATTtctattacaagaaaaaaaagaaccaaattGTTCGGGATATTACTGCATCAGAAGGACAATCTATGCAGGCTTTAGTTATTCCTGATGATGCTTCTAATTCAGAAGAAAAAGGTTCTCTAACATTGCTTTCTCAGAAACGTCACAGTTTTTCCAAGAGGAAGACTAACAGAG TTTCAGATGTTCAGACTGACATACCTCTAATGACATTAAAGACATGGACTCGTAATGGAATTAACTCACGGCCTAGGGAATATATATCCTTTGACAAAAAATGGGTTCTTCCGTCACTTGTACCTTGGAAGAGGATGACATACACTGCTTATTATGGAAGGAGCGTGCTATCTGGTGCAATCAAGAACTCATTATCCACAATCAG TAGAAAACTGCAACTTTCCCGGAAAAGGGACACATTGTACACAAGATCTGGCAATGGATTTTCCTTGCGCAAGTCTGCAGTGCTAAGTGTTGGAGGAAGGAGCTTGAAATGGTCGAAATCCATTGAGAAACAATCAAAGCAAGCCTGTGAG GAAGCAACACTTGCTTTTGCTGCTgtggagaaagagaagagaaagaagagttCTGGTGCTGTTACAAAAGCTGTAAAACATGCCTCTCGTAGAAGTGTTTGTGGTATTAAATTGCAACCAG GAGAAAGAATCTTCCGTATCAGTTCAGTCAGATACAAAATGGACTCATCTAAAAGAACTCTTCTGCGGATCCCTG ATGAAAAGGTCACTTCTTCTGTTAGTCAGCTATCTGAAGACAGCAAAAAACCATCTTTTGTTCCAAAGAGGTTGTTGATCGGAAACAATGA GTATGTACGAATTGGGAGTGGTAACAAGCTTGTGAGAGATCCAAAGAGGTTGACACGTATGCTGGCGAATGAGAAAGTCAAATGGAGCTTGCACACAGTTAGATCACGTTTAGCCAGAAAAAGACAATATTGTCAGTTTTTTACAAGGTTTGGGAAATGCAACAAGAGTGATGGAAAATGTCCATATATTCACGATCCTGATAAGGTTGCTATCTGTACAAAGTTTCTGAAAGGCTCTTGTTTAAATGAGAACTGCAAGTTAACCCACAAG GTAATACCAGAAAGAATGCCAgattgttcatttttcttgcaaG GTTTGTGTAGCAATGAAAGTTGCCGGTACAGACATGTAAATGTAAATCCTGCTGCATCTATCTGCGAGGGGTTTCTCAAAGGTTACTGTGCTGATGGTGATGAG TGTGATAAAAAGCATAGCTATACCTGTCCACAATACGAGTCAACAGGAATATGCACACAGAGATCCACATGCAGGCTTCATCAtccaaagaagaaagacaaaccTGGAAAACAATCACATCGAAAGAGACAGAAAACCACTGAGGGACGTTATTTTGTTTCCAGACTTCTTGATGTGGGAAAATCAGGAACAGCTATATCCGACAATAAGCAGTCTGTAGAGAGGATCTCTGAAGATGCCTTCATTTCTTGTGGCAAGTTTGCTGATTATATCAGTCTAGACATAAAGGACGATGATGATGATCGTAATGAAGCAGCACAGCCAGGCGAGCTTTCATGCGGTGTCTTGGAGGCTCCCATCCAAGACCTTGTGTTGGATTTGCCGAAACCAGACCTTGACATGGTCATAAAACCTATCCGTCTGATGCAGAAGAGTGCAACGTGA
- the LOC116253282 gene encoding uncharacterized protein LOC116253282 isoform X2 produces MEDGRHHLPHFVPDARYAVPHHNNPHKQHHHHHLFLRPDFDLPNVGGGGAPAGLEASSPRVYIPPHLPQDPRMGMPQQQYHHPPPPPPLLDFRTNGDLALDRLLLRREAHPDFRDFNPLGSPKVGGILREDPRSWEQPAPAPLADPFFERQGVGRERLPVESRLGPPRVRMEDGTPRGKRSRVVDEFIDGDGVRYFRVSSSDSHGVPVKSPGIHGYQKGYRDDIGRHPSNRSAGKGKKLVSGGNSYNHKISVPNAKKKMKTGTGNGKRINFDQESRKGSVAASPSQAREDDRSGAETSAAGNTVDLDVSFKSNALVAKEIVVAPQAQTADSSKTVAPKKKKIIIKKKVRKLKPVAARPISGAPVANAQKKNAGPVPSSDRPAAVMNPSKDEGNSSRCTTSVSEQSGIVKGPELDSGNDRSAASGSDENVKLLAGDSGKAGGCTSDGHELCPESGEIAKNADSNSLGCSDDNPLNSGLTQCDGIIGQSSEKEFDGTVELQPSSKDAKASTLEGNPPSELVSSDACNTLTRTDPGELVQMSEGSMRSLHNSCENHLVSVTSENNISETPYVASCIHTLNSETFSSGSADKSEPDYAPRPEKKLRTNNGSALVAGTAPSDGFPKVPHVGTEGTGTRRNVRTEHKNPHVNMPSASQAASETPSKPTATALPSVAKVASQPIAKPKTVKASTNKELQGTNVPASLSQPAFFPSPPLSKSSKTTTAARMVGSRTWRRTDNTSNSTSTGQQVLSHGTSLGKQSLIKQDIRTKSSYVRKGNTLVRKSTPVDRSPVPPPSLGLASNKSPVTEKSLLANGPADGGDKAVTSTSVGFQNKMKAVNSLANENAGKIAPIERPDTPPLTQATKLPVTSPQSSPFLESLDLPPETGLGISSSPVVLDLIKQSSDDESNYAKISHIQNHFSATNSEGQVNVNSKEATLESKQMTYVKTKRNQLIAAAKPACHSSSSKMKENSQAPTGTVSHDFYYKKKKNQIVRDITASEGQSMQALVIPDDASNSEEKGSLTLLSQKRHSFSKRKTNRVSDVQTDIPLMTLKTWTRNGINSRPREYISFDKKWVLPSLVPWKRMTYTAYYGRSVLSGAIKNSLSTIRKLQLSRKRDTLYTRSGNGFSLRKSAVLSVGGRSLKWSKSIEKQSKQACEEATLAFAAVEKEKRKKSSGAVTKAVKHASRRSVCGIKLQPGERIFRISSVRYKMDSSKRTLLRIPDEKVTSSVSQLSEDSKKPSFVPKRLLIGNNEYVRIGSGNKLVRDPKRLTRMLANEKVKWSLHTVRSRLARKRQYCQFFTRFGKCNKSDGKCPYIHDPDKVAICTKFLKGSCLNENCKLTHKVIPERMPDCSFFLQGLCSNESCRYRHVNVNPAASICEGFLKGYCADGDECDKKHSYTCPQYESTGICTQRSTCRLHHPKKKDKPGKQSHRKRQKTTEGRYFVSRLLDVGKSGTAISDNKQSVERISEDAFISCGKFADYISLDIKDDDDDRNEAAQPGELSCGVLEAPIQDLVLDLPKPDLDMVIKPIRLMQKSAT; encoded by the exons ATGGAGGACGGCCGCCACCATCTTCCGCACTTCGTTCCGGATGCCAGGTACGCTGTTCCGCACCATAACAATCCCCACAAGCaacatcaccaccaccatctttTCCTCCGCCCAGATTTCGACCTCCCCAACGTCGGCGGCGGCGGCGCCCCAGCCGGATTGGAGGCGTCGTCTCCCCGCGTCTACATCCCGCCGCACCTTCCCCAAGATCCCCGAATGGGGATGCCTCAGCAGCAATACCACCACCCACCGCCGCCCCCGCCGCTGTTGGATTTCCGCACGAACGGTGACCTGGCCCTTGATCGCCTCCTTCTCCGCCGCGAGGCGCATCCTGATTTTAGGGATTTTAATCCCCTCGGTTCCCCAAAGGTTGGGGGTATATTGAGAGAGGATCCCCGAAGTTGGGAACAGCCGGCTCCGGCGCCGCTGGCGGACCCCTTTTTTGAGCGGCAGGGCGTCGGGAGGGAGCGGCTGCCGGTTGAGTCTCGGCTTGGTCCACCTAGGGTTAGGATGGAGGATGGGACTCCGAGGGGCAAGAGAAGCCGGGTCGTCGATGAGTTCATCGATGGAGATGGGGTTAGGTATTTTAGGGTGAGTTCATCCGATTCGCATGGTGTTCCGGTGAAATCTCCGGGGATTCACGGGTATCAAAAAGGTTACAGGGATGACATTGGGAGGCATCCATCGAATCGATCTGCTGGTAAAGGGAAGAAGCTCGTTTCAGGAGGGAACTCGTATAACCACAAGATATCGGTTCCAAAcgcgaagaagaagatgaagactgGAACTGGCAATGGGAAaagaatcaattttgatcaaGAGTCTCGAAAGGGGTCTGTTGCAGCATCACCTTCTCAGGCGAGGGAGGATGATAGGTCGGGAGCCGAAACTTCGGCCGCTGGAAACACTGTTGATCTTGATGTTTCATTTAAATCGAACGCTTTGGTGGCCAAAGAGATTGTGGTGGCGCCGCAAGCTCAGACTGCTGATTCAAGCAAGACCGTCgctccaaagaagaagaagatcatcaTCAAGAAGAAGGTGAGGAAACTGAAGCCAGTGGCCGCTCGCCCTATATCAGGTGCCCCAGTCGCCAATGCGCAGAAGAAAAATGCAGGCCCAGTGCCATCAAGTGATCGACCTGCAGCGGTGATGAATCCTAGCAAGGATGAAGGTAATTCCTCAAGGTGTACTACGTCAGTTAGTGAGCAATCCGGGATTGTTAAGGGGCCCGAACTGGACTCCGGTAACGATAGAAGTGCTGCTAGCGGATCTGATGAAAATGTGAAGCTGTTGGCCGGAGATTCTGGAAAGGCAGGTGGTTGCACCTCGGATGGGCATGAGTTGTGTCCAGAGAGTGGAGAAATTGCTAAGAATGCTGATTCGAATTCTTTGGGTTGTTCTGATGATAATCCTCTTAATTCTGGCTTGACGCAGTGTGATGGTATAATAGGCCAGTCAAGTGAAAAAGAATTTGATGGTACAGTTGAATTGCAGCCATCGTCCAAAGATGCCAAGGCTTCAACTCTGGAGGGAAATCCACCATCTGAACTCGTGAGCAGTGATGCTTGTAATACTCTGACTAGAACAGATCCTGGTGAATTAGTACAGATGTCAGAGGGATCAATGCGATCTTTGCATAACTCTTGCGAGAATCATTTGGTATCCGTGACATCTGAAAATAACATATCAGAAACACCTTATGTGGCTTCTTGTATACATACTTTGAATTCAGAAACATTTTCGAGTGGCTCTGCAGATAAGTCTGAACCAGACTATGCCCCTCGTCCAGAGAAGAAATTAAGGACCAACAATGGTAGTGCTTTAGTAGCCGGTACTGCTCCTTCGGATGGTTTTCCGAAGGTTCCGCATGTTGGGACTGAAGGCACTGGTACCCGTAGAAACGTGCGGACCGAACACAAAAATCCGCATGTTAACATGCCATCTGCATCACAAGCAGCTAGTGAAACACCATCTAAACCAACTGCTACGGCTTTACCATCTGTAGCAAAAGTTGCCAGCCAACCAATAGCGAAGCCAAAGACAGTTAAAGCATCAACGAACAAAGAATTGCAAGGCACCAACGTTCCTGCGTCTTTGTCACAGCCAGCTTTTTTCCCATCACCGCCTTTAAGTAAAAGCAGCAAAACAACCACTGCTGCTCGTATGGTTGGATCTAGGACCTGGCGTCGGACTGATAATACCTCAAATTCCACATCCACTGGACAACAGGTTCTCTCGCATGGCACTTCTTTGGGAAAACAATCACTGATTAAGCAGGATATACGTACGAAGAGTTCTTATGTTCGCAAGGGGAACACACTTGTTAGAAAATCAACACCAGTTGACCGGAGCCCTGTGCCACCACCATCGTTGGGGCTCGCCTCAAATAAATCACCAGTGACAGAAAAATCTCTATTGGCAAATGGACCAGCTGATGGAGGGGATAAAGCTGTCACCAGTACGAGTGTGGGGTTCCAAAACAAGATGAAGGCAGTCAATTCACTGGCAAATGAAAATGCGGGCAAAATAGCTCCTATCGAGAGGCCAGATACTCCCCCTCTAACTCAAGCTACTAAATTACCAGTCACCTCTCCACAGAGTTCTCCTTTCCTGGAGTCGCTGGACCTGCCTCCTGAAACTGGTCTGGGGATCTCTTCTTCACCAGTAGTGTTGGACTTGATTAAACAAAGCAGTGATGATGAATCCAATTATGCGAAAATTTCACATATTCAGAATCATTTTTCAGCCACCAATTCTGAAGGCCAGGTGAACGTTAATTCCAAAGAAGCAACACTAGAATCAAAACAGATGACCTATGTcaagacaaaaagaaatcaattaatTGCAGCTGCCAAACCTGCATGTCACAGCTCATCAtccaaaatgaaagagaattCTCAGGCACCAACTGGCACGGTTTCACATGATTtctattacaagaaaaaaaagaaccaaattGTTCGGGATATTACTGCATCAGAAGGACAATCTATGCAGGCTTTAGTTATTCCTGATGATGCTTCTAATTCAGAAGAAAAAGGTTCTCTAACATTGCTTTCTCAGAAACGTCACAGTTTTTCCAAGAGGAAGACTAACAGAG TTTCAGATGTTCAGACTGACATACCTCTAATGACATTAAAGACATGGACTCGTAATGGAATTAACTCACGGCCTAGGGAATATATATCCTTTGACAAAAAATGGGTTCTTCCGTCACTTGTACCTTGGAAGAGGATGACATACACTGCTTATTATGGAAGGAGCGTGCTATCTGGTGCAATCAAGAACTCATTATCCACAATCAG AAAACTGCAACTTTCCCGGAAAAGGGACACATTGTACACAAGATCTGGCAATGGATTTTCCTTGCGCAAGTCTGCAGTGCTAAGTGTTGGAGGAAGGAGCTTGAAATGGTCGAAATCCATTGAGAAACAATCAAAGCAAGCCTGTGAG GAAGCAACACTTGCTTTTGCTGCTgtggagaaagagaagagaaagaagagttCTGGTGCTGTTACAAAAGCTGTAAAACATGCCTCTCGTAGAAGTGTTTGTGGTATTAAATTGCAACCAG GAGAAAGAATCTTCCGTATCAGTTCAGTCAGATACAAAATGGACTCATCTAAAAGAACTCTTCTGCGGATCCCTG ATGAAAAGGTCACTTCTTCTGTTAGTCAGCTATCTGAAGACAGCAAAAAACCATCTTTTGTTCCAAAGAGGTTGTTGATCGGAAACAATGA GTATGTACGAATTGGGAGTGGTAACAAGCTTGTGAGAGATCCAAAGAGGTTGACACGTATGCTGGCGAATGAGAAAGTCAAATGGAGCTTGCACACAGTTAGATCACGTTTAGCCAGAAAAAGACAATATTGTCAGTTTTTTACAAGGTTTGGGAAATGCAACAAGAGTGATGGAAAATGTCCATATATTCACGATCCTGATAAGGTTGCTATCTGTACAAAGTTTCTGAAAGGCTCTTGTTTAAATGAGAACTGCAAGTTAACCCACAAG GTAATACCAGAAAGAATGCCAgattgttcatttttcttgcaaG GTTTGTGTAGCAATGAAAGTTGCCGGTACAGACATGTAAATGTAAATCCTGCTGCATCTATCTGCGAGGGGTTTCTCAAAGGTTACTGTGCTGATGGTGATGAG TGTGATAAAAAGCATAGCTATACCTGTCCACAATACGAGTCAACAGGAATATGCACACAGAGATCCACATGCAGGCTTCATCAtccaaagaagaaagacaaaccTGGAAAACAATCACATCGAAAGAGACAGAAAACCACTGAGGGACGTTATTTTGTTTCCAGACTTCTTGATGTGGGAAAATCAGGAACAGCTATATCCGACAATAAGCAGTCTGTAGAGAGGATCTCTGAAGATGCCTTCATTTCTTGTGGCAAGTTTGCTGATTATATCAGTCTAGACATAAAGGACGATGATGATGATCGTAATGAAGCAGCACAGCCAGGCGAGCTTTCATGCGGTGTCTTGGAGGCTCCCATCCAAGACCTTGTGTTGGATTTGCCGAAACCAGACCTTGACATGGTCATAAAACCTATCCGTCTGATGCAGAAGAGTGCAACGTGA
- the LOC116264632 gene encoding NAD(P)H-quinone oxidoreductase subunit M, chloroplastic: MATSSAYLGSASLFRLGSASTRRRLRVRMTAEPQRLPSKSKNMAREYGGQWLSSTTRHVRIYAAYIDPVTNAFDQTQTDKLTLILDPTNEFVWSKENCEKVYAYFQELVDHYEGAPLDEYTLRLIGSDVEHYIRKMLYDGEIKYNMNARVLNFSMGKPRVIFNDPLSPAT, translated from the exons ATGGCGACTAGCTCGGCCTACCTCGGCTCCGCCAGCTTGTTCAGACTCGGCTCGGCGAGCACCCGAAGAAGGCTGAGAGTGAGGATGACCGCCGAGCCGCAGCGGCTGCCGTCCAAGAGCAAGAACATGGCCAGGGAGTACGGCGGCCAGTGGCTAAGCAGCACGACCCGCCATGTCCGGATCTATGCGGCGTACATCGACCCAGTGACGAACGCGTTTGACCAGACCCAGACCGACAAGCTCACCCTCATTCTTGACCCTACTAATGAGTTTGTTTGGAGCAAGGAGAACTGTGAGAAGGTCTACGCCTACTTCCAGGAGCTAGTGGATCACTATGAG GGTGCTCCGTTGGACGAGTACACACTTCGGTTGATCGGATCGGACGTCGAGCACTACATCAGGAAGATGCTGTACGATGGGGAGATCAAATACAACATGAACGCCCGAGTCCTCAACTTCAGCATGGGCAAACCCCGCGTCATCTTCAACGATCCCCTCTCTCCCGCTACTTAG